The sequence TTTAAATTGCAATTTGCTTCAATAAGCGTCTTGCAACTCATAAAAGTCAGGTGAAACGTAATCTTTACGTAAAGGATAACCTACCCAATCTTCAGGCATTAAAATCCGCTTCAAATTGGGATGTCCTTCGTAAACAATTCCGTACATATCGAAGGATTCGCGCTCTTGCCAATCTGCTGTTTTCCAAATCCAATACACTGAAGGTACTGTCGGATTTTCTCTAGGCAAGAATACTTTTACACGTACTTCTTCAGGTCTATCAGCATTATCACTTACTTTTGATAAGTGGTACATGCTAACTAATTGCTCTCCGGGACCTAAATCAATACCACATTGACATTGGAGATAGTTAAACCCGTAGGCATACAAAGCTGTGCAAATTGGTAGCAGAAAGTCTGCTTCCACCTTGATTATTTCAACTCCGCTATGATCTGCTTCTAAAGACTCGTGAGCAAAATCGTTTTCACTCAACCATTTAGAAACCTTACCCGCTTCTACGGGGGAGTTCTCTTCTGCTGGTACTGGTTTTGATTCTTCAGCCACGTTCTACCTCCTCTTGCTTTTTAGAAGTTAGTAAAGCAGGCGGTACTGGCATACCAATGCTTTCGGTTAATTCTTTTGGTGGAGCCATACGTGTAGAGGAACGTAAATATTCACCAGTGAGGATTTCTTCAACCGGCTTCATGCTGTGAGTTGTGCTGTAATAACGATGAGTTTGCTTAATCTCACCCCGCTCCTGCATGGAATCATCAGCAATCTTTTTCCGCAACTTAATTATTGCGTCAATAATTGCTTCCGGACGTGGAGGACAACCAGGTAAATAAACATCTACCGGAATTAACTTATCGACTCCCCGAACTGCGGTAGGAGAATCGACACTAAACATACCGCCGGTGATAGTACAAGCACCCATAGCAATAACATACTTAGGTTCTGGCATCTGTTCGTAAAGACGAACTAATTGGGGTGCCATTTTCATCGTGATAGTACCCGCAGTAATAATTAAATCAGCTTGACGGGGACTAGAACGAGGAATCAAACCAAAACGGTCAAAATCGAATCGAGAACCAATTAAAGCAGCAAATTCGATAAAGCAGCAAGCAGTACCGAATAACAAAGGCCATAAACTAGAAAGTCGTGCCCAATTGTAGAGGTCATCAACAGTAGTTAAAATGACATTTTCCGATAATTCTTGAGTAACGCTTGGGCGTTGTATCGGATTGGCAATACGTTCTTGATTTTGTCCTATGCCTTTTGTATTATCTAAGA comes from Rivularia sp. PCC 7116 and encodes:
- a CDS encoding NAD(P)H-quinone oxidoreductase subunit J, whose amino-acid sequence is MAEESKPVPAEENSPVEAGKVSKWLSENDFAHESLEADHSGVEIIKVEADFLLPICTALYAYGFNYLQCQCGIDLGPGEQLVSMYHLSKVSDNADRPEEVRVKVFLPRENPTVPSVYWIWKTADWQERESFDMYGIVYEGHPNLKRILMPEDWVGYPLRKDYVSPDFYELQDAY
- the ndhK gene encoding photosynthetic/respiratory NAD(P)H-quinone oxidoreductase subunit K; this encodes MVLDNTKGIGQNQERIANPIQRPSVTQELSENVILTTVDDLYNWARLSSLWPLLFGTACCFIEFAALIGSRFDFDRFGLIPRSSPRQADLIITAGTITMKMAPQLVRLYEQMPEPKYVIAMGACTITGGMFSVDSPTAVRGVDKLIPVDVYLPGCPPRPEAIIDAIIKLRKKIADDSMQERGEIKQTHRYYSTTHSMKPVEEILTGEYLRSSTRMAPPKELTESIGMPVPPALLTSKKQEEVERG